The segment TAGCTAAATTGATAGAGTAATTGCCATTATCATTCTTTTCTTCTTGCTGTTCGTTTTTCTCTTTAACTGTCATGTAAACCAACCTCATCCCTTCTGTGTGTAAATCTTGCATTTTATTTATGAGAATTATTATTTAGTGAAAATTGATGATTAGAAGCTGAATTGACCTTCTTGATTTCTATTAGCCAAACCTTCTTCTTGGACTTCATCACGTAAAAGACCAACTGCTTCTGCGTACCTTAACCATGTATCCACACTTGCAATTACCACACGTGCTTCTACTGTAAGAATTTCGATTCCTACCAATGAAACTCTTACAAATGCGTCAATCACGATTCCTTTATCAAGAATCCGATCAATTACTTCTGCTAGACTTGAACTGTCTGTACTTTTTTGAACACTCATTTACGCATTGCTCCTTTCCACTTTATAAATGTAGTCCTCTGATCAAAGTTTTCTTATTTAATTGGCTTAGTAGGTATATAACCCATTAATCTGTGTCTAAAACAAGACTTAAGTTGTGATGTCTATAAAAATCCCAAGATATTCATTTTTTATTTCCCAAATCAGCATACATGTAATATCAGAAAGTGATAGCTATCCATATTTCTTGAAGATATAGGAAAATACTTGAAGTTATATTACAATAATAATACATTTTATTAAAAGGAGTTTTGAACGACAAAAAGAGAACATGGCAAAACCACGTTCTCTCTTTATGAAATACATCTAAGTTATTAGGTTTACTTGTTCACATAGGCTAAGTGGGTACTTTTTGCAACAGGAGGAGAATGACAGATTGATTCATCCCCAAACTTAACATCAGCAATTACAGATCATCACCACGTTCCCGTCAGGATCCTTAATATTGAACCATGCCGTATCCCCCACCCTTTCTATTTCACGTACCACTTCAATCTCTTTATTTTGAATAAATTGATATGCCTCTTCAATGTCTGGTGAATAAAAATTAAACAAAGGTGCGTTGCTTGGTTCATGCTTAAACGTAGGATCGAATGTATGGTCATCAAGTGTCAAGGAAGTGCTTCCCTTCAATGGAATGTTATACACAGGAGACTCGACAGTACTAAGGTCCACTTCTAAACCCAACAGGTTGGTATACCATTCTGCGGATTTTTTGAGATCTGCAACATGGATAAATACGCCGTTCATTTGATTTTTGATTGGAATTGTTTTTTGCATCTTTCATCTCCTCCTTCGGGTTTCCTCCTTTTATGTATTCTTGATTCAAGGGAGATTTCCTTTGAGAAAATTCTTTCGGGGAAATTACTGTTCCTCCAATACCATTACATCAATCGAAACCACTTCCCAGAATGCAAAAAAACCAACCCCACTCGTTACTGAGCAGAATTGGCCTTTTTCAATATTAACTATTATTTATACCATCACTTTACATACATCATTCGTAAACTCAACAGGGTCTTCCAACGGCAATCCTTCAATCAGCAGCGCTTGGCTGTAGAGAAGATTTGTGTACAACGCCAGCTTTTCACGATCGCCTTCATGTGCACTTTTCAATGATGCAAACACATCATGGTTTGTGTTGATCTCGAGCACCTTGTTTGCTTTGATGTTTTGGTTATCAGGCATCGCGCTTAGGATTTTCTCCATCTCAATGGTTACTTCCCCTTCTGTTGATAGGCAGACAGGATGTGTTTTTAGACGTTTTGAGACCTTAACTGCTGAAACCTTATCAGCAAGAATTTCCTTCATCGCTTCAAATAGATCCTTGTTTGCTTCCTGTTCGGACTCCGTTTGCTTTTCGTCCTCTTCAGAGTCAATTCCAAGGTCCCCGCTTGATACGTTTTTAAACTCTTTTTCTTTATAGTTCATCAGCATCTTGATTGCGAACTCATCAATGTCCTCCGTAAAATAAAGGATTTCATAGCCTTTGTCCGAAACAAGTTCCGTTTGCGGAAGCTTTTCTATTCTTTCTTTGGACTCACCAGTTGCATAATAAATATATTTTTGATCCTCTTTCATACGGGAGATATACTCATCGAGCATCACTAGTTTCTTTTCTGTGGATGAATAGAACATCAACAAGTCTTGCAACTGCTCTTTGTTTGCCCCATATTCTGCATAAACACCATACTTCAGCTGACGGCCGAATGCCTCGAAGAACTTCACGTAATTGTCGCGCTCGTCCTTTAACATGCCAAGCAGGGCACTCTTGATTTTCTTGGCGAGGTTCTTCGCGATGAACTTCAGCTGACGATCCTGCTGCAGCATTTCACGAGAAATGTTAAGGGAAAGGTCCTCAGAATCCACCAATCCTTTCACAA is part of the Sutcliffiella sp. FSL R7-0096 genome and harbors:
- the gvpA gene encoding gas vesicle structural protein GvpA, giving the protein MSVQKSTDSSSLAEVIDRILDKGIVIDAFVRVSLVGIEILTVEARVVIASVDTWLRYAEAVGLLRDEVQEEGLANRNQEGQFSF
- a CDS encoding VOC family protein; this translates as MQKTIPIKNQMNGVFIHVADLKKSAEWYTNLLGLEVDLSTVESPVYNIPLKGSTSLTLDDHTFDPTFKHEPSNAPLFNFYSPDIEEAYQFIQNKEIEVVREIERVGDTAWFNIKDPDGNVVMICNC